A window from Terriglobales bacterium encodes these proteins:
- a CDS encoding RHS repeat-associated core domain-containing protein, translating to MQALFSCDGWLCLQYKFAGKERDAESGLDNFKARYFGSSMGRFMSPDPAGIMKQKVIDPQQWNMYSYARNNPVRFVDPTGKYLELRGDDAARKKQLEALQKATGEAGSYLYDNAGKDGKHYLGIYTNGQDGKGHAFGSINAVSNKLSGIINDTKAGADIQFVSPGTKIMGISIGSADKGMSPAGTMAIPGIAHIYVTSGDLGHMPGNLMENGKPIEATLGEVLVHELGHVDSVWYHGGQDTNGDAVRIEDQV from the coding sequence ATGCAAGCCCTTTTCAGCTGTGACGGATGGCTGTGCTTGCAGTACAAGTTCGCCGGCAAAGAACGGGATGCCGAGTCCGGCTTGGACAATTTCAAAGCAAGGTACTTCGGCAGTTCAATGGGCAGATTCATGTCTCCCGATCCTGCGGGGATCATGAAGCAGAAAGTCATTGACCCGCAGCAGTGGAACATGTACTCCTACGCGCGAAACAACCCGGTCCGCTTCGTTGACCCCACAGGTAAGTATCTGGAACTAAGAGGAGACGACGCGGCGCGAAAAAAGCAGCTCGAAGCGTTGCAGAAGGCAACGGGCGAGGCAGGTAGCTACTTGTACGACAACGCGGGAAAAGATGGAAAACACTACCTTGGAATCTATACGAACGGCCAAGACGGCAAAGGTCATGCCTTCGGAAGCATCAATGCGGTGTCTAACAAGCTGAGTGGAATTATCAATGACACCAAAGCGGGTGCTGACATCCAGTTTGTCAGTCCCGGCACGAAAATCATGGGTATCAGCATCGGTTCGGCTGACAAAGGCATGAGTCCAGCCGGAACGATGGCAATACCAGGGATCGCCCATATTTACGTAACGAGCGGTGATCTCGGGCATATGCCGGGGAACCTCATGGAAAATGGGAAACCAATCGAGGCCACTCTTGGAGAGGTCCTCGTCCACGAACTCGGCCACGTGGATAGCGTTTGGTATCACGGAGGCCAGGACACCAATGGAGACGCTGTGAGGATCGAAGATCAAGT
- a CDS encoding L,D-transpeptidase family protein: MAHRKRLGNSGTLLVILALCAVSWAADKSTAAKADRVVIVKSTRTLTLLSHGQVLKTYKVSLGRGGSGAKSQAGDRETPEGEYMIDSKNAHSRFHRALHISYPNARDRERARKQGTSPGGLIEIHGIEEKWAWVGSLHRQVNWTAGCIAVTNPEIEEIWSLVPTGTPVEIRP; the protein is encoded by the coding sequence ATGGCACACCGGAAGCGGCTTGGAAATAGTGGCACGCTCCTAGTGATCCTCGCGCTATGCGCGGTGAGCTGGGCAGCGGACAAGAGTACGGCAGCGAAGGCCGATCGCGTGGTGATCGTGAAGAGCACGCGCACGCTGACGCTGCTGAGCCACGGTCAGGTGCTCAAAACTTACAAAGTCTCGCTGGGACGTGGAGGCAGCGGAGCGAAGAGCCAGGCGGGAGATCGGGAGACGCCCGAGGGCGAATACATGATCGACTCCAAGAACGCGCACAGCCGTTTCCATCGTGCGCTGCATATCTCCTATCCGAACGCGCGAGATCGAGAACGAGCGCGCAAGCAAGGCACGAGTCCCGGAGGTCTGATCGAAATCCACGGCATCGAGGAGAAGTGGGCCTGGGTCGGGTCACTCCATCGGCAGGTGAACTGGACAGCGGGATGCATCGCCGTGACCAACCCAGAGATCGAGGAAATCTGGTCGCTTGTTCCAACTGGCACGCCGGTTGAGATACGGCCGTGA